The Arachis ipaensis cultivar K30076 chromosome B03, Araip1.1, whole genome shotgun sequence region AAGCTGCAGCTGAAGATGACTCTGCAGGATAGGTAGCCAAGTCCTGGGCATCAAGAAGCTTCTCAATATCAAGTCTATAACAGACAGTGACAGCATACCATGCTCTGAAGTTGTTATGCAATTGCAAAGAACGGGTAGCAGGCCTAGGGTTGCATTTGAAACCTTTGAGAAGTTCTCGTCAGAACTCTCATCTGCCACCCCATCTGAATGTGATTTGAGGGAGTTGAACTGTAGTACCAAAAGCAGCAATGTCAGCAATAGCACCATGATATCATCAGCCCCAGAAGGCAACCTCTTAATTTCACTCAACAGCTTGAGACCTGAACTTGCACATTTCAAAACAAGTAGGGATGCAGATAAGGGGATACTCTTTCTGACAGTTCTCATCAAGTGGAAAAGCAATTCTACTTGAGAAGCAAGAAAATTGAATACATCTTCGGAGGCATCAAGAACAGGTGATAACGTTTCAATTGTTGCAAGCAAAGACTTGCAAATACTATCTATGCAAGAGATTACAAGTTCATCTGGGATCCCCTCTTCTTTAGTAGCCTTCCCTAACGACTGCATGAATacgtgaaaaaataaataaataaattcaatattGAACAGAGACAATCCACACCAAAGGGCAGAAAGATGAAAAATCTTGAATGATTATaccaattaaaaagaatttatcaTGTTAGGGTATATATACCCTGTAACAAACTACAAAGATTGGATAAAAGTTTTATGCTGCCATTCAGGAAAAAAATAAAGGAACTCTATCATGAACAGATCATTTCACTCCTATTGGGCATTTATACTCAGCACGATAAAACCACTCGAACCATAGCAGTATACTATTAGCAAAAGAAAATGTTATAATCACACCTTCACATGACAATAGTTAAAAAATGAGGAAAATAGTTCTGGATATTTTATTACAGCTTGTTAAAACATCCTATTTTCCATATATCAGAATCATGAATAGGCACTAAGCAGATTTGCTGAAATTCGTAAGGAGATAACTAAGCAACAGCACTATGGAGCAATCATGTGAGTATTCCAACATTCGAAAGTTATATAACTCTAGCTCTATCACTCAGTTGGAATATGAAATAAAAGGTGTTCAAATTTAAAGTCTCACATTATCATGGCAAACAGCCAAAACAGCTATTAATCCTTTTGATGCAGAAAGCCTTGAACTTGACAGCAACATAATTGAGTTTGCATCCTGCAGAAAACTCAACATAGTTTCTGCAATATCCCTAGATGCTCTCCAATGAGAACAATCCCACACATCTAGTTTAATATCTGCTCGCAAACGTTTCAGGTCAAACAAGTATACATTCTTCACAAGAGAGTCTTCATTGAACTGGTGTTGGTAGGTTCCCAAAAAATTTGATTCAATGAGATACTGAGATAGTTCTTTGAATGGTCCAATACCAATTTTTCTCCCTTCAAGCTCTCCTTGTAAATGATAAAAGAGGTCACTGAGTATCAACTTCTTCAGTTCTTTTCCCTCACTATACAAATTAAGAAATAGAACCTAATTATGATAAAGGTGAAGTCAAGATATAAATTGTACAATGCGGGAAAAAAGATTACTTGTGACTATAGTTAAATTGTTGAGAATCTCATTAATAAATTTGGTCCTCAATTTGTTATTTCAGCTTAATATTTGAGATAGAATGATGGGTAAAGAGAGAAAATAAGTGATCTAAATGTTAATTGGAGAAATGTATGATAATATGGAgagcaaaaagaaaaacaattcaTCAATACTGCAAGTTTGTGATACTCAAACACAATGTAAATGATATAGAAATCCTTTTAATTAAGAACTAGAAATCACCTGTAACCGCGCTGTGAATATTGAGACAACAATTCAGAGAAAGCAGGATGCATGCTCAACTGCAAACAGGAAACATTTATACATGTAAATTAGAAAACACAAAATAGTCAATGAGGTGAAAACtgatttcatatatatatataaccaaaaGCTCTGGCTAGTAGCTTTTTCTTTTGAAGCCCGACATCTTAATAAAACTTCACGATTAAACACGTGCACCATAGCAAACAGGAATATTACAGTATCCCAAAGCAAAGAAGTTAGATGTTGAACCTTTATGAGGTTTCCATGAATCTTCTGAAGCAATGACACAGATAAACTTCCTGAGTCACCAACAGCTAATTTTTCCATCACATGAACAGAGAATGAATTGGTGGCCACCTGAAAATTTACATCCAGTTGCATATAAAATTATACACCTTCATACTGTACTTGAATTAGAAAAGGAATACTAATTTctaatttaataatattattgtattGCATATAAACCTTTATATAGGATAAAAGTTGCATTTAAGTAGAATATTGAACAGGTATTGAATGGTGACATAACAACGAGAAGAATCACTATTTATCTTAGTAtggatcacaacaccaaacaacGACAACTAAATAACGAGAAGGCGGCCTATAAAATTAACTGAATCACAACAAAGACAAACCACACCTATTAAACCAATaggaaattggaaaaaaaaaggcTAACCTTTGCACCATAATATATATCATTCTTATATCCACAACAAGTATATGACTTTATTAGTTTTTGTAAGACAGAATCTTTGAACCATGAAGACCAGATTCCCTTAAGTTCATGAAAATCTGTGGAATTAGATTTGTCAGATTTTGTGGCATTTTTCTCCTTGTCCTTAGATTCATCTTTCCCAAGTAACTCTGCATGCAACAACTTTTTCTGCAAAAACAATTCATATGCCATGATTCTGAGAATGGCAGATTGACAATGGAAACTGTATGCTAGATTGCAAGCATCTTCTTCTTTAACACTTTCAAGTAAAGGGATCTCAGTGTTGGAAACATTTGAGATTGCGTCGGCCAAGTGTCGCCAAAACTTTCCATAGCTTCTCAAAATTTCTAAGAGATTTGCATATTGAGGAGACCCTTGCCACAGGGAGACCATGAAGTTAAGTACACTAAGCAGTATCCGAGGCTTGCTGAAGATAAATAGTAAAGTACAATGAGTaacttattaattaaaattagcaaaGAAATTAAGCAGTGAAAATGGAGATTAAAGTTTCcttaaaaagagaaagagaaagaaaaaacatGCAGATGCAAAAGGAACATTTTTCCCCATCCCGCCCATAGGTTCTACCTTTTGATCAGATCACGTGCCCTCTCAATGTAGAGCATAAGCGCATCTAGTAAACTTGATTTTTTGGATACTAGTGGTACCAGAGAAGTTTCACTACTTTGCGACTTTGGATCCCCAGTATTATGTTGGTCTTCATTGCCGGCATCTGGAGCAAAGATAGCAACAACAAAAGCAGCCTGCAACAAGAACATCAATTCAGAATATGATGCTTGAACAAGGGATTTTCACCACCCCCTGACCCAATAATGATGGAACAGAGCCCTGAGAAAAACTAGAAAATTAGCTGTTGGCCTGTCATGATGCAATATCCTCATGAAAACTCAACAAACAGTAGACACATCTACTCATGAAAGAAGTGATGCAAAAAGTTGTAGCATTCATTTTGAAATGCGTTTAAGAGGGGGTGGGGGGGATGACAGTGTCAACAGCAGAAAATTTACAACATATGATATAGACCTGGTAACGTGCTGCAGAAGTGAATAAATTAAGTGTTGCAACAAAAAGCTCTTCATTTGATACCAGTTGCTCCTGCAGTATGTAGCTTGCAGAACGCCTCAAATCCATAATCTAAAACCATTAGAAGATTATCACTTAGGTCAAAATAACACaagtaaagttgcagaaagtttcagaagaaaaaaagaaaataaagttgTAAGATGAAACTACAATGCCAAACCTCCTTATTATCAGGAGCAAAAAACGTGGTTCCATACGAAAATGGTTGACAACAATCTGCCGTGACAAATAACATTGAAATGAACTTGACAGCACCCAACTGGATGGCCTAGAAAGATATCAGTCTTTAATAAAATGAAATGATGAACTATACTAGAAGCAAATGGATGAGCAGGCATGCAAAACAATATAGGACATTAGGAATGTAATCAATATCAGTTCATTGTTCAGCAAATGTAATCAATACATAACAGTAACAGAGTAAGAAAACACAAGTTTCTAAAAGACCTCTAATTGATGGAACAAAAAGAGAGCAGAAATAAGCAGATTAGTTATTGTTCAATAAAAAGTAAAACTCATAAGTCACATTCCTAGTGATTAGTTCAGCAAAAGCACAAGGcatttacataaaaataaaaataaaaaaatcaatgtaataGCACTAAATTTCCAGCATGGCTAGTATTCTTACAGGATCCCGGAAGTATGAAATCAAAGAAGTAACAGAAGTGATAAGAGGAACTGATTTGGTTGTGCATGAGAACACTGCTTGGAGAAAAACGGGAAAGCTGGAAGAGTTATCCTGACATCACACAATAACTTTCAGTGTGTCCATTATGCAAATATATTAGGAATATAGAGAATATCAAACAAAGAATTAATGGATAGCCGAAGGCAGAAAATATGATCTGCAGCATAAAGACAATTATGCTTAAAACTTCTTAaacaaacaacaaaagaaaagcatGATATACATCCATGATCCATCACATCAACATAGCAATATCACATGGATTCCTTTAATCATAACCATGAGTAACTATTAAACTATTCCATTTATACTcatttaagataaaaaaaaagaaaactctcTAGCTTTCCTCTATACCTTTGACAGTCTAGTCAGCATAACCACAAGAATGTCCAAGACAGATCCCATAGCAAGCTGTATCCCCTCAATTTCCATTGGATCAAAGAGGCGGCTTACATGCAGTTTCTGGTAAAAGAGATATTTTTGTCAATATGATGTAGGAAAAAGCAAAGTAGATTAACATAAGGATGAAAAGAAATAAGTTTCAATATTTGTAACCTCCAAGGCTTGGGCAGTAGTGCAAGCAATTTGGAAGAGTGTGTTGTGGATGGAAGAATCAGAGAATAACACATTGTGTATGATCTCTCCCAACTTTCCATAACAGGGCATCGACTCAAGGCATTTTTTCATCAATTCAAGAACCTGCAAAAGTATCCCAAAGTTAGCCATGGGCATAATCTatcttaatttttatatataaaacctATAATTAGTTTTAATAATCACTCTCAACTGTTATTGCAACAAATTAGAAGCAACCAAGATAGACTGCTATTAATGGTGGATGCCAAAGACAGCAACCCGAAAAGCAGCCAACAATAACAGATCATAATAGCTTGTGTTTCATtttcatattaattaaataaaattatccaTGTACCTTTACGCAATAAGTTAAACTTGTAGGAGAAATAGTTTCATGTCATCGTGTCAAAGCATGCATAACTAAGAGGTCGAGTTTAATCTTGGCTTCCCCTCCTCCAAAAGTATCCCAAAGTTAGCCACGGGCATAATCTACCTTAATTCTTATATATAAAACCTATAATTAGTTTTAATAATCACTCTCCACTGTTATTTAAACAAATTAGAAGCAACCGAGATAGACTGCTACTAATGGTGGATGCCAAAGATAGCAACCCAAAAAGCAGTCAACAATAACAGATCATAATAGCTTGTGTTTTATtttcatattaattaaataaaattatccaTGTACCTTTACCCAATAAGTTAAACTTTTGGAAGAAATAGTTTCATGTCATCGTATCAAAGCATCCATAACTAAGAGGTCGAGTTTAATCTTGGCTTCCCCTCCCCTTTTTTATCCTTCCAAATAAAAGTTAAATTTCAGCACAAAGTAGGGTGGGTGGGCCATTATCAACACTTCATAGCCAAATGAGGATCTTAAATGAGCAGACATCTTAGATATAACATAATTCGTACCCAATAACTTAATCTTTTGAAAGAGATGGCTTCACGATAATACTAAACCAAGTTAACAACTAACACGAAAAACTATAAGCACTTTAGTCATCCAGAGTATCAGAATTATTCTAATAAAGATTAACTAAAAAAGACAACACAATCTTCATGGCTTCAAACAGATTAAGGAGTTACCTTCAACATTATTTTCCATCTGGTTTGCTTTATCTTGTATTTCCAATACTGGTGATTGACTAGGACAAATTGTACAGAGAAAATGATCAGTGCCAGGAGAGCATCATTCTCCACCCCTGTCTCTACAAGCTGTATGGTGAAGTCCAGCACtgcaagatttttttttttaaaagaagaatttcattaaGAAGAGAAAGATGATACAAATTAAAGCATAAGGAATCCTCTATACAAAAGCAAAAGACAAAAGATTTATCTATAAAGTATAGCTTTCCAATCTCTcaacatatccaagagggatgttCCTTATAAAGATCATTAAGATTACGACTAAGACATAAGAGTATTTAGAAAAAACAAAACGAAAcatatacaacacaaaacaaaacaaCAAACAAAAAGAAATGCGCACAGAATTTTCACAAAACCAAGCCAAATCAACAACTCGTGAATAGTTCTTTATTACAAACAAAAATTAGCTTGTCTCTGCATCAGTAGATTGTAATAAAAGTTAATAGACAACTCATATTTGTGCCGACATTATAGCCCTTGTTTCCTATCGGatcataattattaattaatttcctACTTTACAGTGAAAGGTGCTCCTAGATAAGCATAACACCATGAAAGAATTCTAATTCTGATGTAACACTGGAACTagataaatttttcaaaataaccaTACTGTAGATTAAGACCCAGTTAGAAATGATGTTGTTTTGAACAtctgaaagaaagaagaaaaatagataACATGCCATAACCATTGTAAAATATTTCGGAGATATAGACCTATTTTCATGTAGTCAAACCAAAGCAAGCCATAAGCACAACACAAGAGACACAAACAATAGGAGTAACAGACCACACCAAATTACTAATAAAATGAATTAGAAATTGTATCAGACGTACCTGATATTGCCAAGGGGCAGTCACTACTGTTCATCTCACAATCAGTCAAAATCATCCTTGCCAGTTTGCTAGAAAGCAACCATGACCCACTGGGAAAGACAGAAATATTGGTAGATATAACTTCATCTAGATCAAAATATATCAAAAATTGATAGCAATAAAATCTACTGACACCAAAAGGCCACCAGAATGTAAAAGAAATAGTTGGAAGTCATACAAATGAGGACAATTTCAAATCAATTTATTGAATACagttaagtttttatttttatatgcatactgttctaaaaatagggtttaCCTTGAGAAGCCATTGTTGCCTACACTGAACACGGCAGTCTGCAAATTGATATCAAATAGATTTGCATTTAAAGCAACTGTTGTAACATTAGCTGGAGAACTGCACAGGAAAGGGGGAAAGATTTATTCAGACTTGCGAGTCTCAAATAACATCATTAATTCAGGGAAGAAAAAATGAAGATCCAATACCAAAAAGCATTGAAGTCAACaggaaaaggatttgaaaaaatcCACAAAAATAGTATGATTTGCTTATTCTCAAGATACAAAATCAAATCAATTCATTGATTTGGGAAATTTTATTTCTGTTAACCTTGAGATGTAGAAATGAAACGAAATTGCTCAACTTCCACGTAGCATAAGTTAAATTTACCAAATCAACATAGTCACCAAGATCTTGATGGCCATTGACATAAGTGCAGCACTACAGGAATTCAGAGGCAGGTTTTTAACCAGATTACAGATTATCTCAACCACCCTGAAAAAACAAGGAAAATTAATCAATCAAGACACTCAGTACCACATGCAAAACCCCCTGCCAGGGGGTTAaaacaaattagaaaattaaacaaacatGTAAAAGagcaataataaataaaaaggtaaagTACTGTTTTGGTCCCCAACGTTTGAGGTGAATCCTATTTTGGTCCCTATTGTTTTACTTGTCCTATTTTTATCCCAAAACGTTTAAAATGGCATTAATATTATCCCACCGTCAAATTCCTCACTAACAATTAACGAAATTAATGTAGTATTAATAAAGCTTTTGTTAAAGCTATGTTTACTCAATCCCTTCTCCCATCTTCACCCTCTCAACAAGCCCAAACCTCATTCTCTTGCTCCCTTTTACACTAGGAGGAAGAAGGGAGTAGGAGAATGGGGTTTGAGCTTGTTGAGAAAGTGAAGGTAGGAGAGAGGGGTTGAGCAAACTAATTTTAGCAAAAGCATTATTAATAGTACATCAATTTCGTTAATTGTTAGTGAGGAATTTGACGGTAGGATGACATTGATGACATTTTAAACGTTTTGGGATAAAAATAGGAcgattaaaacgttagggaccaaaatagaattcaccccaaacgttggggaccaAAACAGTGCTTTACCCTAAATAAAACAATTTACCAGACATTCTTTTCAATCTGCTCGTTCATCAGGCCAATAGCATGGAACTGTAGAGAGTTGCTAATGTCTAACACAGCAAAACAGACAGCCTGCATATAGTAAGTGAATATGTGATTTTGAGAAGAGGGGATAACCTTATGAGACACAAAGAATTCACGTAAGTTGGTACAAGCTGGGACGCCATTTTAGGGTAAAATTGGACTTCAGACAACCTAAAATTCCAAAATAGTCTACATTTAGCTCACTCCGGCTTGGGATGTCCAACAACCCAAATCACAGGCTCCTAGATCAGGGCTCAGCAATACAGAATATCCTACAGGCTAAAGGGCGAATGCAGAACCATGGCAGGGAAGGTATGTTGTGACAAATGTAAGGAACATCTTGTAACTCACAAAGTTTGCAATGGCAGGGCAGCTGTTCCATCACTGCCCCAATAGCACGTAGGTTAAACTAATGTTTCATTTTATAACTAATTACACTGGAAGCCTTCATGGTAAATTAGGTATATCCAACAAATACAAGAAACAATATTATGAGGTGAGCAGATCATAGCAAGTCAAAATCAACAATCGACCAGAGTTGATCAGGCATACAAAGATCATTGCTAGAAGTGATGCACTGATCTTAGTGTTAAAAGTGCTACTTAAAAGTCTAATCACATGATGC contains the following coding sequences:
- the LOC107629607 gene encoding uncharacterized protein LOC107629607 isoform X4, whose amino-acid sequence is MSWKGVCSFSLNNVQEIDALVSTFSGFEMNEAGPLVLAWAVFLYLLLTLPGKNGTNELMEIDHIGYVRQAFEAGFLSYCLEILECDIFKEYDGPASGYRSVLRTFISAFIASYEVNLQLEDGNPALILDILCKIYHGEESLCTQFWDKESFIDGPVRCLLYNLESEFPVRTLELVRLLSSLCEGTWPAECVYNFLDKSVGVSSLFEISSDSQVDDASHMVEARQAVQVPGVEGFFIPPGTRGRVLKFVGEDTALVRWEYAPSGVFLLLLRLAQDVYLNNKEEVLCTLDLLSRLVSFNTAVCFAVLDISNSLQFHAIGLMNEQIEKNVWVVEIICNLVKNLPLNSCSAALMSMAIKILVTMLICSPANVTTVALNANLFDINLQTAVFSVGNNGFSSGSWLLSSKLARMILTDCEMNSSDCPLAISVLDFTIQLVETGVENDALLALIIFSVQFVLVNHQYWKYKIKQTRWKIMLKVLELMKKCLESMPCYGKLGEIIHNVLFSDSSIHNTLFQIACTTAQALEKLHVSRLFDPMEIEGIQLAMGSVLDILVVMLTRLSKDNSSSFPVFLQAVFSCTTKSVPLITSVTSLISYFRDPAIQLGAVKFISMLFVTADCCQPFSYGTTFFAPDNKEIMDLRRSASYILQEQLVSNEELFVATLNLFTSAARYQAAFVVAIFAPDAGNEDQHNTGDPKSQSSETSLVPLVSKKSSLLDALMLYIERARDLIKSKPRILLSVLNFMVSLWQGSPQYANLLEILRSYGKFWRHLADAISNVSNTEIPLLESVKEEDACNLAYSFHCQSAILRIMAYELFLQKKLLHAELLGKDESKDKEKNATKSDKSNSTDFHELKGIWSSWFKDSVLQKLIKSYTCCGYKNDIYYGAKVATNSFSVHVMEKLAVGDSGSLSVSLLQKIHGNLIKLSMHPAFSELLSQYSQRGYSEGKELKKLILSDLFYHLQGELEGRKIGIGPFKELSQYLIESNFLGTYQHQFNEDSLVKNVYLFDLKRLRADIKLDVWDCSHWRASRDIAETMLSFLQDANSIMLLSSSRLSASKGLIAVLAVCHDNSLGKATKEEGIPDELVISCIDSICKSLLATIETLSPVLDASEDVFNFLASQVELLFHLMRTVRKSIPLSASLLVLKCASSGLKLLSEIKRLPSGADDIMVLLLTLLLLVLQFNSLKSHSDGVADESSDENFSKVSNATLGLLPVLCNCITTSEHGMLSLSVIDLILRSFLMPRTWLPILQSHLQLQLVMLKLQDKTSPSIPMILKFFLTLARVRGGAEMLYSSGFLSSLRVLFAESCEIFSRSGSQNPVSSYEKSETPQDIWGLGLAVITSTLQSLGDSSSGTAIVNSMIPYFFSEKAHLIFSSLNAPALPSDDHDKKRPRAQRSGISFATLKETQHTLMLMCELAKHWSLWIKAIKDVDRQLREKCIHLLAFISRGTQRLGDFSSQNAPLLCPPTTKEDFEIFLNPSYISSRKGWFGLSPLGCVSKQKISSLSTAISISGEASESTDPSPKTHFSDAVAVQVYRITFLLLKFLCLQAEGAAKRAEEVGFVDLAHFPELPMPEILHGLQDQAIAIVTELCESNKLRASRDTQNVCNLMLQIFEMALHLELCVLQICGIRPVLGRVDDFSKEVKSLFSAMEGHAFLKASSKSLKQMISCVYPGLLQAENFM
- the LOC107629607 gene encoding uncharacterized protein LOC107629607 isoform X3, which codes for MLIQYYMERQCLLKCIRWILMHAIYIGSISEDNIVREEAKKLFDNQLESKLVSFFEDHLSCSFPEQMDVDLFTLWSEEILIEDNLILDILFLGYYDSFCTCSAEIWKRFCSLYKGILLGDYNLGKLAITTEAQQLSYHTKVQLLLILIETLNLENMLQMVHDERPYRKGVCSFSLNNVQEIDALVSTFSGFEMNEAGPLVLAWAVFLYLLLTLPGKNGTNELMEIDHIGYVRQAFEAGFLSYCLEILECDIFKEYDGPASGYRSVLRTFISAFIASYEVNLQLEDGNPALILDILCKIYHGEESLCTQFWDKESFIDGPVRCLLYNLESEFPVRTLELVRLLSSLCEGTWPAECVYNFLDKSVGVSSLFEISSDSQVDDASHMVEARQAVQVPGVEGFFIPPGTRGRVLKFVGEDTALVRWEYAPSGVFLLLLRLAQDVYLNNKEEVLCTLDLLSRLVSFNTAVCFAVLDISNSLQFHAIGLMNEQIEKNVWVVEIICNLVKNLPLNSCSAALMSMAIKILVTMLICSPANVTTVALNANLFDINLQTAVFSVGNNGFSSGSWLLSSKLARMILTDCEMNSSDCPLAISVLDFTIQLVETGVENDALLALIIFSVQFVLVNHQYWKYKIKQTRWKIMLKVLELMKKCLESMPCYGKLGEIIHNVLFSDSSIHNTLFQIACTTAQALEKLHVSRLFDPMEIEGIQLAMGSVLDILVVMLTRLSKDNSSSFPVFLQAVFSCTTKSVPLITSVTSLISYFRDPAIQLGAVKFISMLFVTADCCQPFSYGTTFFAPDNKEIMDLRRSASYILQEQLVSNEELFVATLNLFTSAARYQAAFVVAIFAPDAGNEDQHNTGDPKSQSSETSLVPLVSKKSSLLDALMLYIERARDLIKSKPRILLSVLNFMVSLWQGSPQYANLLEILRSYGKFWRHLADAISNVSNTEIPLLESVKEEDACNLAYSFHCQSAILRIMAYELFLQKKLLHAELLGKDESKDKEKNATKSDKSNSTDFHELKGIWSSWFKDSVLQKLIKSYTCCGYKNDIYYGAKVATNSFSVHVMEKLAVGDSGSLSVSLLQKIHGNLIKLSMHPAFSELLSQYSQRGYSEGKELKKLILSDLFYHLQGELEGRKIGIGPFKELSQYLIESNFLGTYQHQFNEDSLVKNVYLFDLKRLRADIKLDVWDCSHWRASRDIAETMLSFLQDANSIMLLSSSRLSASKGLIAVLAVCHDNSLGKATKEEGIPDELVISCIDSICKSLLATIETLSPVLDASEDVFNFLASQVELLFHLMRTVRKSIPLSASLLVLKCASSGLKLLSEIKRLPSGADDIMVLLLTLLLLVLQFNSLKSHSDGVADESSDENFSKVSNATLGLLPVLCNCITTSEHGMLSLSVIDLILRSFLMPRTWLPILQSHLQLQLVMLKLQDKTSPSIPMILKFFLTLARVRGGAEMLYSSGFLSSLRVLFAESCEIFSRSGSQNPVSSYEKSETPQDIWGLGLAVITSTLQSLGDSSSGTAIVNSMIPYFFSEKAHLIFSSLNAPALPSDDHDKKRPRAQRSGISFATLKETQHTLMLMCELAKHWSLWIKAIKDVDRQLREKCIHLLAFISRGTQRLGDFSSQNAPLLCPPTTKEDFEIFLNPSYISSRKGWFGLSPLGCVSKQKISSLSTAISISGEASESTDPSPKTHFSDAVAVQVYRITFLLLKFLCLQAEGAAKRAEEVGFVDLAHFPELPMPEILHGLQDQAIAIVTELCESNKLRASRDTQNVCNLMLQIFEMALHLELCVLQICGIRPVLGRVDDFSKEVKSLFSAMEGHAFLKASSKSLKQMISCVYPGLLQAENFM
- the LOC107629607 gene encoding uncharacterized protein LOC107629607 isoform X5 — encoded protein: MWKGVCSFSLNNVQEIDALVSTFSGFEMNEAGPLVLAWAVFLYLLLTLPGKNGTNELMEIDHIGYVRQAFEAGFLSYCLEILECDIFKEYDGPASGYRSVLRTFISAFIASYEVNLQLEDGNPALILDILCKIYHGEESLCTQFWDKESFIDGPVRCLLYNLESEFPVRTLELVRLLSSLCEGTWPAECVYNFLDKSVGVSSLFEISSDSQVDDASHMVEARQAVQVPGVEGFFIPPGTRGRVLKFVGEDTALVRWEYAPSGVFLLLLRLAQDVYLNNKEEVLCTLDLLSRLVSFNTAVCFAVLDISNSLQFHAIGLMNEQIEKNVWVVEIICNLVKNLPLNSCSAALMSMAIKILVTMLICSPANVTTVALNANLFDINLQTAVFSVGNNGFSSGSWLLSSKLARMILTDCEMNSSDCPLAISVLDFTIQLVETGVENDALLALIIFSVQFVLVNHQYWKYKIKQTRWKIMLKVLELMKKCLESMPCYGKLGEIIHNVLFSDSSIHNTLFQIACTTAQALEKLHVSRLFDPMEIEGIQLAMGSVLDILVVMLTRLSKDNSSSFPVFLQAVFSCTTKSVPLITSVTSLISYFRDPAIQLGAVKFISMLFVTADCCQPFSYGTTFFAPDNKEIMDLRRSASYILQEQLVSNEELFVATLNLFTSAARYQAAFVVAIFAPDAGNEDQHNTGDPKSQSSETSLVPLVSKKSSLLDALMLYIERARDLIKSKPRILLSVLNFMVSLWQGSPQYANLLEILRSYGKFWRHLADAISNVSNTEIPLLESVKEEDACNLAYSFHCQSAILRIMAYELFLQKKLLHAELLGKDESKDKEKNATKSDKSNSTDFHELKGIWSSWFKDSVLQKLIKSYTCCGYKNDIYYGAKVATNSFSVHVMEKLAVGDSGSLSVSLLQKIHGNLIKLSMHPAFSELLSQYSQRGYSEGKELKKLILSDLFYHLQGELEGRKIGIGPFKELSQYLIESNFLGTYQHQFNEDSLVKNVYLFDLKRLRADIKLDVWDCSHWRASRDIAETMLSFLQDANSIMLLSSSRLSASKGLIAVLAVCHDNSLGKATKEEGIPDELVISCIDSICKSLLATIETLSPVLDASEDVFNFLASQVELLFHLMRTVRKSIPLSASLLVLKCASSGLKLLSEIKRLPSGADDIMVLLLTLLLLVLQFNSLKSHSDGVADESSDENFSKVSNATLGLLPVLCNCITTSEHGMLSLSVIDLILRSFLMPRTWLPILQSHLQLQLVMLKLQDKTSPSIPMILKFFLTLARVRGGAEMLYSSGFLSSLRVLFAESCEIFSRSGSQNPVSSYEKSETPQDIWGLGLAVITSTLQSLGDSSSGTAIVNSMIPYFFSEKAHLIFSSLNAPALPSDDHDKKRPRAQRSGISFATLKETQHTLMLMCELAKHWSLWIKAIKDVDRQLREKCIHLLAFISRGTQRLGDFSSQNAPLLCPPTTKEDFEIFLNPSYISSRKGWFGLSPLGCVSKQKISSLSTAISISGEASESTDPSPKTHFSDAVAVQVYRITFLLLKFLCLQAEGAAKRAEEVGFVDLAHFPELPMPEILHGLQDQAIAIVTELCESNKLRASRDTQNVCNLMLQIFEMALHLELCVLQICGIRPVLGRVDDFSKEVKSLFSAMEGHAFLKASSKSLKQMISCVYPGLLQAENFM